A DNA window from Ornithobacterium rhinotracheale DSM 15997 contains the following coding sequences:
- a CDS encoding PKD domain-containing protein has translation MEKIINRNNWISTLITLMTFIVISSCAREDSIPVTADFDIKVVNEDYSVPVRIEIKNKSKGADTYQWTFEGAVTSHSSQVTPKPVIYTKAGIYKIILKASNKDGNEDRKELEIKIDAAMKVDFDWMMQGSDISPMTLQMQNKSLGATNYHWEFEEGLPARSNQQNPKVVFNKAGEHSIKLTITNGRESYTMQKSIIVKPEMTADFDWSVDYIDNDYQAPVILHLKNKSTHAFSYKWIVEGASPSISEKENPDIHFANAGNYTIILQAINDKVTKEIRKQITIHPDVNLLSFSNIKLGINTAHNTIGCFFSSNLGKVIKENEVSEISTDKIDFGFFGLNTSFTYNQFLSPDEVQTTSFNKIPNAIHTKIINSQELVKIQLSPTLFESIKTGKGFSSINITETNTGKTPFDSTKKPRVVLFQTNDGRKGAILVKDYISSGRDSYILVDINVQKHAQ, from the coding sequence ATGGAAAAGATAATAAATCGAAATAATTGGATATCAACACTCATTACATTGATGACATTTATAGTTATCAGTTCTTGTGCTAGAGAGGATAGTATTCCAGTAACAGCAGACTTTGATATAAAAGTTGTCAACGAAGATTATTCAGTACCTGTGAGAATCGAAATAAAAAATAAATCAAAGGGAGCGGATACCTATCAATGGACGTTCGAAGGAGCTGTAACGTCTCATTCCAGCCAAGTAACCCCTAAGCCTGTAATTTATACAAAAGCAGGGATTTACAAAATTATATTAAAAGCATCCAATAAAGATGGTAATGAAGACAGAAAAGAGCTAGAAATCAAAATAGATGCCGCTATGAAAGTTGATTTTGATTGGATGATGCAAGGTAGTGATATTTCTCCAATGACTTTACAGATGCAAAATAAATCATTAGGAGCGACTAATTATCATTGGGAGTTTGAAGAAGGACTCCCAGCACGGTCTAATCAACAAAATCCAAAAGTCGTTTTTAACAAAGCAGGAGAGCACAGTATTAAATTAACCATCACCAATGGAAGAGAAAGCTATACTATGCAAAAAAGCATTATTGTAAAACCTGAAATGACAGCTGATTTTGATTGGTCTGTGGATTATATCGACAATGATTATCAGGCACCTGTAATATTACATTTAAAAAACAAATCAACACATGCTTTTTCCTATAAATGGATAGTTGAAGGAGCATCACCATCAATATCTGAAAAAGAGAACCCAGACATTCATTTTGCCAATGCAGGCAATTACACAATTATCTTGCAAGCAATAAATGATAAAGTGACTAAAGAGATAAGAAAACAAATCACCATACACCCTGATGTCAATTTACTTTCATTTAGTAATATTAAATTAGGTATCAATACAGCCCATAATACCATTGGTTGTTTCTTTTCCTCCAATTTAGGAAAAGTAATCAAAGAGAATGAAGTATCAGAAATATCTACGGATAAAATAGATTTTGGCTTTTTTGGCTTAAACACCTCTTTTACTTATAATCAATTTCTATCACCAGATGAAGTACAAACCACGTCGTTTAATAAGATACCTAATGCCATTCACACAAAAATAATTAATTCACAAGAGTTGGTGAAAATACAATTAAGCCCAACATTATTTGAATCGATTAAAACAGGAAAAGGCTTTAGTAGTATAAATATTACAGAAACAAATACAGGAAAAACGCCTTTTGACAGTACAAAGAAACCACGAGTAGTTTTATTTCAAACAAACGATGGAAGAAAAGGAGCAATACTAGTCAAAGATTATATTTCATCAGGAAGAGATTCATATATCTTAGTAGATATTAATGTTCAAAAACACGCCCAATAA
- a CDS encoding T9SS type A sorting domain-containing protein, whose amino-acid sequence MKKILLVILFAILGNYVFGQKYEVSLNNYFAKLRYDSYKNRGCGINEFWIEVSTMNGKKYRIKQSYSNHYFLDTTTPRVIVDSKVSNIRIYSFHHAETAIGCNGGRAKINEQIDINANCQTSMPFSKSAYGSKHGCRVWFDINFEIKINPIINISSVDPRYSSIGYSDTKEISVTSDSKGFSSENYNWEYQVVDSKLGETLSDSNWNSMPSNLNFSEKIVFTPSSFLHINSIGKRIYFRIKTCNKPSNYIWFDLLTSAPHITSHISNKTKCFNTRDGELTLHFDRKLDKGETLSLSLENKSTGTVVVNKDITSYLHSDTAYTLENLPPGEYRLNVNGTYNGNSTYTDGEKHSIDFEIEKATPVSFQLSSKTDVYCFEGNDGVINIEAKGGTGKYQYLITKDGKNYLDWTDFNNANKTSINALSKGIYKIKVRDTHECVAREPNDSSIEKEIEITISQPNAPISLIDKEIEIVQPTGYGLSNGYISVMVQGGTPKSDGSYHYEWRKDSPTGTLITTGLTARVSNDSYTIKISNLTAGKYYLTVKDKNYNAATAKLGNCGIVSKEFEVTQPDPLKAEIEILQDISCNISNEYAFKLDLNQNGIPDNAEDGKIEAKVTGGVGTYSYQWQKLDNGIFIDISGATAPVLKNIKAGTYKILVIDENKNKVEEKIVTTYPPKFELSMSANSISCNNESSGRVSVKATGGTGAYSYEWNTMDTTSEVTGLRAGNYFVLVTDAKNCKIKGAAEVTQPDKIVITDEEVRNPICHNASNGSIKIKISGGTKPYKISWSNGVTTEENSNLAAGNYVLTVTDAKGCQEIKEYKLTNPEPLRVHIGEDVTLCAGDTQRYDVTIDDKGASYLWKNEKGEIISKLPTIELSDAGVYTVTVTDSKGCIGTDRVVIKKSNEILEPKFMLTTHAYTESTVVLVNTSPKMPETVEWLIPNNSAVSVIEKNEEYLELKFSNTGSYRIGLKGMQGQCKKTFYKEVVVEENLSGVDLSSDKISNITEFNVAPNPNDGNFKVIVKLEKENTINLRIINMLTQQAYPVITKPKSTYFLVPYHVTLSAGVYFVILETGNESMVKKMIIK is encoded by the coding sequence ATGAAAAAGATTTTACTAGTTATACTATTTGCCATATTGGGAAATTATGTCTTTGGGCAGAAATACGAAGTTTCTTTAAACAATTATTTTGCAAAACTTAGATATGACTCATATAAAAACAGAGGATGTGGAATTAATGAATTTTGGATAGAGGTATCTACGATGAACGGTAAAAAATACAGAATAAAGCAGAGCTATAGTAACCATTATTTTTTAGATACTACTACCCCTAGAGTAATCGTTGACTCGAAGGTTTCGAATATTCGAATATATTCTTTTCACCATGCTGAAACCGCTATAGGATGTAACGGAGGAAGAGCTAAGATTAACGAACAAATAGATATAAATGCAAATTGTCAAACTTCAATGCCATTTAGTAAAAGTGCTTATGGTAGTAAGCATGGATGTCGAGTGTGGTTTGATATAAATTTTGAAATAAAGATAAATCCTATAATCAATATTAGTTCTGTGGATCCTAGATATAGTTCAATAGGGTATAGCGACACAAAAGAAATATCGGTAACTTCTGATTCTAAAGGTTTTAGCTCGGAGAATTATAATTGGGAATATCAAGTCGTTGATTCTAAATTAGGTGAAACACTTTCCGATAGTAATTGGAATAGTATGCCTTCAAATTTAAATTTTTCTGAAAAAATTGTTTTTACACCATCAAGTTTCTTACATATAAACTCTATAGGAAAAAGAATATATTTTAGGATTAAAACTTGTAATAAACCGAGTAATTATATATGGTTTGATCTTTTAACTTCTGCACCACATATCACTTCACACATTTCTAATAAAACCAAATGTTTTAATACAAGAGACGGGGAATTAACACTCCATTTTGATAGAAAACTTGACAAAGGAGAGACCTTATCTTTAAGTTTGGAGAACAAATCAACAGGAACTGTGGTTGTTAATAAAGACATTACCTCTTATTTACATTCAGATACAGCCTATACACTTGAGAATTTACCCCCCGGAGAATACAGATTAAATGTAAATGGTACTTATAATGGAAATTCCACTTATACAGACGGAGAAAAGCACAGCATTGATTTTGAAATTGAAAAAGCAACACCGGTAAGCTTTCAACTGTCATCTAAAACAGATGTCTATTGTTTTGAAGGAAACGATGGTGTAATTAATATAGAGGCAAAAGGAGGCACAGGAAAATATCAGTATTTAATAACAAAAGACGGAAAAAATTATTTAGACTGGACCGATTTTAATAATGCTAATAAAACTTCTATAAACGCTTTGTCAAAAGGAATTTACAAAATAAAAGTACGAGATACACATGAGTGTGTAGCCAGGGAGCCCAATGATTCGAGTATAGAAAAAGAAATTGAAATTACGATCAGTCAGCCAAACGCTCCGATTAGTTTAATTGATAAAGAAATAGAAATTGTACAGCCTACGGGGTATGGATTAAGCAATGGCTATATCTCTGTCATGGTACAAGGAGGAACACCAAAATCAGACGGAAGTTATCATTATGAATGGAGAAAAGATAGCCCTACGGGGACGCTCATCACAACTGGACTAACAGCCAGAGTATCAAATGATTCTTATACCATAAAAATCAGTAATCTCACCGCCGGCAAATATTATCTCACTGTAAAAGATAAAAATTATAATGCCGCGACGGCTAAGCTAGGAAATTGTGGAATTGTATCAAAAGAATTTGAAGTAACTCAACCCGATCCATTGAAGGCAGAAATAGAAATATTACAAGACATTTCTTGTAATATTTCCAATGAATATGCTTTTAAGTTAGATTTAAATCAGAATGGAATTCCTGACAATGCAGAAGACGGAAAGATAGAAGCGAAAGTAACAGGAGGGGTAGGAACCTATAGCTATCAATGGCAGAAATTGGATAATGGTATTTTCATAGATATTTCTGGAGCTACAGCACCTGTTTTAAAAAACATTAAAGCAGGCACCTATAAAATATTAGTAATAGATGAGAACAAGAACAAAGTCGAGGAAAAAATAGTAACGACTTATCCACCTAAGTTTGAACTATCAATGTCAGCCAATTCCATTTCATGTAATAATGAAAGTAGCGGCAGAGTTTCGGTAAAAGCAACGGGCGGAACAGGGGCTTATTCTTATGAATGGAATACAATGGATACCACTTCCGAGGTTACAGGGCTTAGAGCTGGAAATTATTTTGTACTTGTAACAGACGCTAAAAACTGTAAGATAAAGGGAGCAGCAGAAGTCACACAGCCAGATAAAATTGTGATTACGGACGAAGAAGTTCGTAATCCAATATGTCATAATGCTTCTAATGGATCTATTAAAATAAAAATTTCAGGAGGGACAAAACCCTATAAAATCAGTTGGTCTAATGGTGTAACGACAGAAGAAAACTCAAATTTAGCTGCAGGAAACTATGTACTAACAGTTACAGATGCCAAGGGGTGTCAAGAAATAAAAGAATATAAATTAACAAATCCAGAACCATTAAGAGTCCATATTGGGGAAGATGTAACGTTATGTGCAGGAGACACTCAAAGATACGACGTAACGATAGATGATAAAGGAGCAAGTTATTTATGGAAAAATGAAAAAGGAGAGATAATAAGCAAATTACCAACAATAGAATTATCCGATGCAGGAGTTTACACTGTTACGGTTACGGATTCCAAGGGATGTATAGGGACAGATCGTGTTGTTATAAAAAAATCTAATGAGATACTAGAGCCTAAATTTATGCTTACGACTCATGCTTATACCGAATCCACCGTTGTATTAGTAAATACATCACCCAAGATGCCAGAAACTGTTGAGTGGCTTATTCCAAATAATTCTGCTGTAAGTGTAATAGAAAAGAATGAAGAATATTTAGAGCTTAAGTTTTCAAATACAGGTTCGTATAGAATAGGGTTAAAAGGAATGCAAGGGCAATGTAAAAAAACTTTCTACAAAGAGGTTGTCGTAGAAGAAAACTTGTCTGGAGTAGATTTATCTTCAGATAAAATTTCTAATATCACAGAATTTAATGTAGCCCCAAATCCTAATGATGGAAACTTTAAAGTAATTGTAAAATTAGAGAAAGAAAATACCATTAATCTGCGAATTATAAATATGCTCACTCAACAAGCATATCCTGTAATTACCAAGCCAAAATCAACCTATTTTTTAGTGCCCTACCATGTAACTCTGTCTGCGGGGGTATATTTTGTTATTTTAGAAACAGGTAATGAATCAATGGTGAAGAAAATGATAATTAAATAA